One genomic window of Parus major isolate Abel chromosome 11, Parus_major1.1, whole genome shotgun sequence includes the following:
- the MYLK3 gene encoding myosin light chain kinase 3 isoform X7, with the protein MIKAKDKSEESGAKPKHVLSNRGTQTESKKPLEETKSVKKLDENKGACEKVNTSSAVAHKADSKPQIKDRTAQQQGVEGAGKTQSSKSCPQQKDIDVKALNQHNGLPLVHQDHVGNQNAPAKAQNVDRAPHLDECHRQLVHQKPGKNENKPPAPSAASREAVPSTSRAISDTGCEVTHTRISISVHMTDMKEKIEMAKEGNVSDSRGKSPKSTPSDLKGAKQGPDKLKLQQSPKNISSKPNSEVKGDNKQNELASQTGKQQPSLRKPKPGDKPEEKSELKCEPITSQNTPAKKPVKDAGVEVKIHQETAKVKKSPTDSKSERRESETAGGSGHNTQQSTGETGEAPEKTRSLEAGRALPTQGEIIDDSPSPPAPFEHRIVSVRQAEVTTSYSVCRHEVLGGGRFGQVHKCTEISTGLNLAAKIIKVKGAKEKEEVKNEINIMNQLNHVNLIQLYDAFEAKNNITLIMEYLDGGELFDRITDENYHLTELDAILFTKQICEGVHYLHQHYILHLDLKPENILCVSHTGNQIKIIDFGLARRYKPCEKLKVNFGTPEFLAPEVVNYDFVSFPTDMWSVGVITYMLLSGLSPFLGETDAETMNYVVNCSWDFDAEAFEQLSEDAKDFISRLLVKEKSCRMSATQCLKHEWLNNLPAKAQKSNFRLKSQLLLQSYMAHRKWKKHFYVVAAANRLKRFQSMSVKLA; encoded by the exons GCCAAAGACAAGTCTGAGGAGAGTGGTGCAAAACCTAAGCATGTGCTTAGTAACAGAGGAACCCAGACTGAAAGCAAGAAGCCTCTGGAAG aGACAAAAAGCGTGAAGAAGCTGGATGAAAACAAGGGAGCATGTGAGAAGGTGAATACTTCCAGTGCTGTAGCCCACAAAGCTGACTCCAAACCCCAGATTAAAgacaggacagcacagcagcaagggGTAGAAGGTGCTGGCAAAACACAGAGCTCTAAGAGCTGTCCACAGCAAAAGGACATCGATGTCAAAGCTTTGAATCAACACAACGGTCTTCCCTTGGTACATCAGGATCATGTGGGCAACCAAAATGCTCCTGCTAAAGCACAGAACGTGGACAGAGCCCCACACCTTGATGAGTGCCACAGGCAGCTTGTTCATCAGAAACCTgggaagaatgaaaacaaacctcCAGCACCGAGTGCGGCCTCCCGGGAAGCCGTGCCCTCCACATCCCGGGCTATATCTGACACGGGGTGTGAAGTGACACATACCAG GATATCCATCAGTGTGCATATGACTgacatgaaagaaaagattGAGATGGCCAAGGAGGGAAACGTAAGTGACAGCAGAGGTAAAAGTCCCAAGTCCACACCATCAGACTTGAAAGGAGCCAAGCAGGGGCCTGACAAATTAAAACTTCAACAGAGTCCTAAAAACATCAGCTCCAAGCCAAATTCAGAAGTTAAAGGGGACAATAAGCAAAATGAACTTGCATCTCAAACAGGGAAGCAACAGCCATCCCTGAGAAAGCCCAAACCAGGTGACAAACCTGaagagaaatcagaattaaaatgcGAGCCCATAACCTCACAGAATACCCCTGCCAAGAAGCCTGTGAAAGATGCAGGGGTAGAAGTGAAAATCCATCAAGAAacagcaaaagtgaaaaaatccccaacagaTAGCAAGTCTGAGAGGAGGGAATCTGAGACTGCAGGGGGAAGTGGACACAACACTCAGCAGAGTACAGGAGAGACAGGAGAGGCACCAGAGAAGACCAGGTCTCTGGAAGCTGGCAGAGCTCTTCCCACTCAAGGAGAAATCATCG ATGACAgcccctctcctccagctcctttcGAGCACCGCATCGTGAGTGTCAGGCAAGCAGAGGTGACCACCAGCTACTCCGTGTGTCGGCACGAGGTGCTGGGAGG GGGGCGTTTTGGGCAAGTCCACAAGTGCACAGAAATATCGACGGGGCTCAACCTGGCAGCCAAAATCATCAAAGTGAAAGGAGCCAAAGAGAAG gaggaagtaaaaaatgaaattaacatCATGAATCAGTTAAATCACGTGAATCTGATCCAGCTTTATGATGCTTTTGAAGCCAAAAATAACATCACTTTGATCATGGAATA TCTTGATGGTGGAGAATTATTTGACCGGATCACAGATGAAAATTACCATCTGACGGAGCTGGATGCCATCCTGTTCACCAAACAGATTTGTGAAGGAGTCCACTACTTGCACCAGCATTACATTCTCCACTTAGACCTGAAG CCTGAAAACATCCTATGTGTAAGTCACACAGGAAACCAGATTAAAATTATTGACTTTGGATTAGCAAGGCG GTACAAGCCTTGTGAGAAGCTGAAGGTGAATTTTGGGACTCCGGAGTTCCTGGCTCCCGAAGTGGTGAACTACGACTTTGTTTCCTTCCCCACGGACATGTGGAGCGTGGGTGTCATCACGTACATGCT GCTTAGTGGCCTGTCCCCTTTCCTGGGAGAGACTGATGCAGAGACAATGAATTATGTAGTCAATTGCAGCTGGGATTTTGATGCAGAAGCATTTGAACAACTCTCAGAGGATGCCAAAGACTTTATTTCCAGACTGCTTGTGAAGGAGAAAAG ctgccgGATGAGCGCGACGCAGTGTCTGAAGCACGAGTGGCTCAACAACCTCCCTGCCAAGGCCCAGAAGTCAAATTTCCGCctgaaatcccagctgctgctgcagagttaCATGGCCCACAGGAAGTGGAAG AAACACTTCTATGTGGTGGCTGCTGCTAACAGGCTGAAGAGATTTCAGAGTATGTCTGTCAAGCTTGCGTGA
- the MYLK3 gene encoding myosin light chain kinase 3 isoform X4, with product MGTLYQESALHRSLRLSMGGFCVSDYIKRFTAKDKSEESGAKPKHVLSNRGTQTESKKPLEETKSVKKLDENKGACEKVNTSSAVAHKADSKPQIKDRTAQQQGVEGAGKTQSSKSCPQQKDIDVKALNQHNGLPLVHQDHVGNQNAPAKAQNVDRAPHLDECHRQLVHQKPGKNENKPPAPSAASREAVPSTSRAISDTGCEVTHTRISISVHMTDMKEKIEMAKEGNVSDSRGKSPKSTPSDLKGAKQGPDKLKLQQSPKNISSKPNSEVKGDNKQNELASQTGKQQPSLRKPKPGDKPEEKSELKCEPITSQNTPAKKPVKDAGVEVKIHQETAKVKKSPTDSKSERRESETAGGSGHNTQQSTGETGEAPEKTRSLEAGRALPTQGEIIDDSPSPPAPFEHRIVSVRQAEVTTSYSVCRHEVLGGGRFGQVHKCTEISTGLNLAAKIIKVKGAKEKEEVKNEINIMNQLNHVNLIQLYDAFEAKNNITLIMEYLDGGELFDRITDENYHLTELDAILFTKQICEGVHYLHQHYILHLDLKPENILCVSHTGNQIKIIDFGLARRYKPCEKLKVNFGTPEFLAPEVVNYDFVSFPTDMWSVGVITYMLLSGLSPFLGETDAETMNYVVNCSWDFDAEAFEQLSEDAKDFISRLLVKEKSCRMSATQCLKHEWLNNLPAKAQKSNFRLKSQLLLQSYMAHRKWKKHFYVVAAANRLKRFQSMSVKLA from the exons GCCAAAGACAAGTCTGAGGAGAGTGGTGCAAAACCTAAGCATGTGCTTAGTAACAGAGGAACCCAGACTGAAAGCAAGAAGCCTCTGGAAG aGACAAAAAGCGTGAAGAAGCTGGATGAAAACAAGGGAGCATGTGAGAAGGTGAATACTTCCAGTGCTGTAGCCCACAAAGCTGACTCCAAACCCCAGATTAAAgacaggacagcacagcagcaagggGTAGAAGGTGCTGGCAAAACACAGAGCTCTAAGAGCTGTCCACAGCAAAAGGACATCGATGTCAAAGCTTTGAATCAACACAACGGTCTTCCCTTGGTACATCAGGATCATGTGGGCAACCAAAATGCTCCTGCTAAAGCACAGAACGTGGACAGAGCCCCACACCTTGATGAGTGCCACAGGCAGCTTGTTCATCAGAAACCTgggaagaatgaaaacaaacctcCAGCACCGAGTGCGGCCTCCCGGGAAGCCGTGCCCTCCACATCCCGGGCTATATCTGACACGGGGTGTGAAGTGACACATACCAG GATATCCATCAGTGTGCATATGACTgacatgaaagaaaagattGAGATGGCCAAGGAGGGAAACGTAAGTGACAGCAGAGGTAAAAGTCCCAAGTCCACACCATCAGACTTGAAAGGAGCCAAGCAGGGGCCTGACAAATTAAAACTTCAACAGAGTCCTAAAAACATCAGCTCCAAGCCAAATTCAGAAGTTAAAGGGGACAATAAGCAAAATGAACTTGCATCTCAAACAGGGAAGCAACAGCCATCCCTGAGAAAGCCCAAACCAGGTGACAAACCTGaagagaaatcagaattaaaatgcGAGCCCATAACCTCACAGAATACCCCTGCCAAGAAGCCTGTGAAAGATGCAGGGGTAGAAGTGAAAATCCATCAAGAAacagcaaaagtgaaaaaatccccaacagaTAGCAAGTCTGAGAGGAGGGAATCTGAGACTGCAGGGGGAAGTGGACACAACACTCAGCAGAGTACAGGAGAGACAGGAGAGGCACCAGAGAAGACCAGGTCTCTGGAAGCTGGCAGAGCTCTTCCCACTCAAGGAGAAATCATCG ATGACAgcccctctcctccagctcctttcGAGCACCGCATCGTGAGTGTCAGGCAAGCAGAGGTGACCACCAGCTACTCCGTGTGTCGGCACGAGGTGCTGGGAGG GGGGCGTTTTGGGCAAGTCCACAAGTGCACAGAAATATCGACGGGGCTCAACCTGGCAGCCAAAATCATCAAAGTGAAAGGAGCCAAAGAGAAG gaggaagtaaaaaatgaaattaacatCATGAATCAGTTAAATCACGTGAATCTGATCCAGCTTTATGATGCTTTTGAAGCCAAAAATAACATCACTTTGATCATGGAATA TCTTGATGGTGGAGAATTATTTGACCGGATCACAGATGAAAATTACCATCTGACGGAGCTGGATGCCATCCTGTTCACCAAACAGATTTGTGAAGGAGTCCACTACTTGCACCAGCATTACATTCTCCACTTAGACCTGAAG CCTGAAAACATCCTATGTGTAAGTCACACAGGAAACCAGATTAAAATTATTGACTTTGGATTAGCAAGGCG GTACAAGCCTTGTGAGAAGCTGAAGGTGAATTTTGGGACTCCGGAGTTCCTGGCTCCCGAAGTGGTGAACTACGACTTTGTTTCCTTCCCCACGGACATGTGGAGCGTGGGTGTCATCACGTACATGCT GCTTAGTGGCCTGTCCCCTTTCCTGGGAGAGACTGATGCAGAGACAATGAATTATGTAGTCAATTGCAGCTGGGATTTTGATGCAGAAGCATTTGAACAACTCTCAGAGGATGCCAAAGACTTTATTTCCAGACTGCTTGTGAAGGAGAAAAG ctgccgGATGAGCGCGACGCAGTGTCTGAAGCACGAGTGGCTCAACAACCTCCCTGCCAAGGCCCAGAAGTCAAATTTCCGCctgaaatcccagctgctgctgcagagttaCATGGCCCACAGGAAGTGGAAG AAACACTTCTATGTGGTGGCTGCTGCTAACAGGCTGAAGAGATTTCAGAGTATGTCTGTCAAGCTTGCGTGA
- the MYLK3 gene encoding myosin light chain kinase 3 isoform X6, which yields MDTNLQAKDKSEESGAKPKHVLSNRGTQTESKKPLEETKSVKKLDENKGACEKVNTSSAVAHKADSKPQIKDRTAQQQGVEGAGKTQSSKSCPQQKDIDVKALNQHNGLPLVHQDHVGNQNAPAKAQNVDRAPHLDECHRQLVHQKPGKNENKPPAPSAASREAVPSTSRAISDTGCEVTHTRISISVHMTDMKEKIEMAKEGNVSDSRGKSPKSTPSDLKGAKQGPDKLKLQQSPKNISSKPNSEVKGDNKQNELASQTGKQQPSLRKPKPGDKPEEKSELKCEPITSQNTPAKKPVKDAGVEVKIHQETAKVKKSPTDSKSERRESETAGGSGHNTQQSTGETGEAPEKTRSLEAGRALPTQGEIIDDSPSPPAPFEHRIVSVRQAEVTTSYSVCRHEVLGGGRFGQVHKCTEISTGLNLAAKIIKVKGAKEKEEVKNEINIMNQLNHVNLIQLYDAFEAKNNITLIMEYLDGGELFDRITDENYHLTELDAILFTKQICEGVHYLHQHYILHLDLKPENILCVSHTGNQIKIIDFGLARRYKPCEKLKVNFGTPEFLAPEVVNYDFVSFPTDMWSVGVITYMLLSGLSPFLGETDAETMNYVVNCSWDFDAEAFEQLSEDAKDFISRLLVKEKSCRMSATQCLKHEWLNNLPAKAQKSNFRLKSQLLLQSYMAHRKWKKHFYVVAAANRLKRFQSMSVKLA from the exons GCCAAAGACAAGTCTGAGGAGAGTGGTGCAAAACCTAAGCATGTGCTTAGTAACAGAGGAACCCAGACTGAAAGCAAGAAGCCTCTGGAAG aGACAAAAAGCGTGAAGAAGCTGGATGAAAACAAGGGAGCATGTGAGAAGGTGAATACTTCCAGTGCTGTAGCCCACAAAGCTGACTCCAAACCCCAGATTAAAgacaggacagcacagcagcaagggGTAGAAGGTGCTGGCAAAACACAGAGCTCTAAGAGCTGTCCACAGCAAAAGGACATCGATGTCAAAGCTTTGAATCAACACAACGGTCTTCCCTTGGTACATCAGGATCATGTGGGCAACCAAAATGCTCCTGCTAAAGCACAGAACGTGGACAGAGCCCCACACCTTGATGAGTGCCACAGGCAGCTTGTTCATCAGAAACCTgggaagaatgaaaacaaacctcCAGCACCGAGTGCGGCCTCCCGGGAAGCCGTGCCCTCCACATCCCGGGCTATATCTGACACGGGGTGTGAAGTGACACATACCAG GATATCCATCAGTGTGCATATGACTgacatgaaagaaaagattGAGATGGCCAAGGAGGGAAACGTAAGTGACAGCAGAGGTAAAAGTCCCAAGTCCACACCATCAGACTTGAAAGGAGCCAAGCAGGGGCCTGACAAATTAAAACTTCAACAGAGTCCTAAAAACATCAGCTCCAAGCCAAATTCAGAAGTTAAAGGGGACAATAAGCAAAATGAACTTGCATCTCAAACAGGGAAGCAACAGCCATCCCTGAGAAAGCCCAAACCAGGTGACAAACCTGaagagaaatcagaattaaaatgcGAGCCCATAACCTCACAGAATACCCCTGCCAAGAAGCCTGTGAAAGATGCAGGGGTAGAAGTGAAAATCCATCAAGAAacagcaaaagtgaaaaaatccccaacagaTAGCAAGTCTGAGAGGAGGGAATCTGAGACTGCAGGGGGAAGTGGACACAACACTCAGCAGAGTACAGGAGAGACAGGAGAGGCACCAGAGAAGACCAGGTCTCTGGAAGCTGGCAGAGCTCTTCCCACTCAAGGAGAAATCATCG ATGACAgcccctctcctccagctcctttcGAGCACCGCATCGTGAGTGTCAGGCAAGCAGAGGTGACCACCAGCTACTCCGTGTGTCGGCACGAGGTGCTGGGAGG GGGGCGTTTTGGGCAAGTCCACAAGTGCACAGAAATATCGACGGGGCTCAACCTGGCAGCCAAAATCATCAAAGTGAAAGGAGCCAAAGAGAAG gaggaagtaaaaaatgaaattaacatCATGAATCAGTTAAATCACGTGAATCTGATCCAGCTTTATGATGCTTTTGAAGCCAAAAATAACATCACTTTGATCATGGAATA TCTTGATGGTGGAGAATTATTTGACCGGATCACAGATGAAAATTACCATCTGACGGAGCTGGATGCCATCCTGTTCACCAAACAGATTTGTGAAGGAGTCCACTACTTGCACCAGCATTACATTCTCCACTTAGACCTGAAG CCTGAAAACATCCTATGTGTAAGTCACACAGGAAACCAGATTAAAATTATTGACTTTGGATTAGCAAGGCG GTACAAGCCTTGTGAGAAGCTGAAGGTGAATTTTGGGACTCCGGAGTTCCTGGCTCCCGAAGTGGTGAACTACGACTTTGTTTCCTTCCCCACGGACATGTGGAGCGTGGGTGTCATCACGTACATGCT GCTTAGTGGCCTGTCCCCTTTCCTGGGAGAGACTGATGCAGAGACAATGAATTATGTAGTCAATTGCAGCTGGGATTTTGATGCAGAAGCATTTGAACAACTCTCAGAGGATGCCAAAGACTTTATTTCCAGACTGCTTGTGAAGGAGAAAAG ctgccgGATGAGCGCGACGCAGTGTCTGAAGCACGAGTGGCTCAACAACCTCCCTGCCAAGGCCCAGAAGTCAAATTTCCGCctgaaatcccagctgctgctgcagagttaCATGGCCCACAGGAAGTGGAAG AAACACTTCTATGTGGTGGCTGCTGCTAACAGGCTGAAGAGATTTCAGAGTATGTCTGTCAAGCTTGCGTGA